A portion of the Halopelagius inordinatus genome contains these proteins:
- the dph5 gene encoding diphthine synthase, translated as MLTFIGLGLYDERSITVEGRDALRDADHAYAEFYTSKLLGATVDELRSHHDVDIEVRDREGVEQRPEEILDAAEAGDVAFLTAGDTMISTTHVDLRLRAIERGIDTRVVHGVTAQSAASSLTGLQNYRFGKAVTLPFPYAHGADGVPQSVVDSIDANRERGLHTLVYLDIKVADGRSGSPDDEYGEYMTADFAAGELARDWDDVLGVVVARAGSPDAVVAADRLSALSERDFGDPLQMLLIPGDLHHVEADAVRTLGGAPDDVVSENEL; from the coding sequence ATGCTCACGTTCATCGGACTCGGCCTGTACGACGAGCGGTCGATTACCGTCGAAGGGCGAGACGCACTTCGCGACGCCGACCACGCCTACGCGGAGTTCTACACCAGCAAACTGCTCGGTGCGACGGTCGACGAACTTCGGTCGCACCACGACGTCGACATCGAGGTTCGGGACCGAGAGGGCGTCGAACAGCGCCCAGAGGAGATACTCGACGCCGCGGAAGCGGGCGACGTCGCCTTCCTCACGGCGGGGGATACGATGATATCGACGACGCACGTCGACCTTCGACTCCGAGCGATAGAGCGCGGTATCGACACCCGCGTCGTCCACGGCGTGACCGCCCAGTCGGCCGCCAGCAGTCTCACCGGACTCCAGAACTACCGCTTCGGGAAGGCCGTGACGCTTCCGTTCCCGTACGCGCACGGTGCCGACGGCGTCCCGCAGAGCGTCGTCGACTCCATCGACGCGAACCGAGAGCGCGGACTGCACACCCTCGTGTACCTCGACATCAAAGTCGCTGACGGCCGATCGGGGAGTCCCGACGACGAGTACGGCGAGTACATGACCGCCGACTTCGCCGCCGGAGAACTCGCCCGCGACTGGGACGACGTTCTCGGCGTCGTCGTCGCCCGCGCCGGAAGTCCCGACGCCGTGGTGGCGGCGGACCGACTCTCTGCGCTCTCGGAACGCGACTTCGGCGACCCGCTTCAGATGCTTTTGATTCCCGGTGATCTCCACCACGTGGAGGCCGACGCGGTGCGAACGCTCGGCGGGGCACCGGACGACGTCGTCTCGGAGAACGAACTGTAG
- a CDS encoding DUF6684 family protein has protein sequence MANKIFDKETLLDLTVNIVPLFIIAFFVVGFAVYPAFGTELFPMAVQFGLLAVPFVLLAILTYLSGKAIAGAEKGSTVFLPGQATVPGATPLHEAEHESETDTAESDPSADDESHVSDADATKSDGQ, from the coding sequence ATGGCGAACAAAATCTTCGACAAGGAGACGCTGTTGGACCTGACGGTCAACATCGTTCCGTTGTTCATCATCGCCTTCTTCGTCGTCGGGTTCGCGGTGTATCCGGCGTTCGGCACAGAACTCTTCCCGATGGCGGTGCAGTTCGGTCTGCTCGCCGTCCCGTTCGTCCTGCTCGCGATACTGACGTATCTCTCGGGAAAAGCCATCGCCGGGGCAGAGAAAGGTTCGACCGTCTTCCTGCCGGGGCAGGCGACGGTTCCGGGGGCGACTCCGCTTCACGAGGCAGAGCACGAATCGGAGACCGACACCGCGGAATCCGACCCGTCGGCCGACGATGAATCACACGTTTCGGACGCCGACGCGACCAAATCCGACGGACAGTAG
- a CDS encoding ABC transporter ATP-binding protein: MSSGPLLETDGLVKEFGGLVATDDVNLSVESGERVSIIGPNGAGKSTLINLITRRLDPTAGDIRFKGESIVGLEPHQVVQRGVSKSFQTASIFPDLTVRENAEIASLAAEHGEFGLNFLTHRNNLSAVHDLAEETLDDVGLLDRADTEAADLPYGDKRRLEIGIALAADPDLLLMDEPTAGMSPEETQSTVELVERVKRERGLTFVLVEHDMEIVFSVSDRIVVLNRGQVIAEGTPDEIRGNPDVQEAYLGGMEI, from the coding sequence ATGAGTTCGGGACCGCTTCTCGAAACCGACGGCCTCGTCAAGGAGTTCGGCGGCCTCGTCGCCACCGACGACGTCAACCTCTCCGTCGAGTCGGGCGAACGCGTCTCGATAATCGGCCCGAACGGCGCGGGCAAATCGACGCTCATCAACCTCATCACGCGCCGACTCGACCCGACCGCGGGCGACATCCGGTTCAAAGGCGAGTCCATCGTCGGCTTGGAACCGCACCAGGTGGTCCAACGGGGGGTCTCGAAGTCGTTCCAGACCGCCTCGATCTTCCCGGACCTCACGGTCCGAGAGAACGCCGAAATCGCCTCTCTCGCCGCGGAACACGGCGAGTTCGGGCTGAACTTCCTCACGCACCGAAACAACCTCTCTGCGGTTCACGACCTCGCAGAGGAGACGCTCGACGACGTGGGCCTGTTGGACCGCGCCGACACCGAAGCGGCAGACCTGCCGTACGGCGACAAGCGCCGCCTCGAAATCGGTATCGCACTCGCCGCGGACCCCGACCTCCTCCTCATGGACGAACCCACCGCGGGGATGTCGCCGGAGGAGACCCAATCGACCGTCGAACTCGTCGAACGGGTCAAGCGGGAACGCGGCCTCACGTTCGTCCTCGTCGAACACGACATGGAGATCGTCTTCAGCGTCTCCGACCGCATCGTCGTCCTCAACCGAGGGCAAGTAATCGCCGAGGGGACGCCAGACGAGATTCGGGGGAATCCCGACGTCCAAGAGGCCTACCTCGGAGGGATGGAGATATGA
- a CDS encoding DUF7520 family protein gives MSESASRSGDSGVDGPRFVGALYVMLVCFSGVAGFLVGTFVENLSAPRFLFVIPFPPTPLGFAAYGALTIAIVLGIPLYLVVYVSENVVEDAT, from the coding sequence GTGAGCGAGTCCGCATCTCGGTCCGGCGACTCGGGCGTCGACGGTCCACGGTTCGTCGGTGCGCTCTACGTGATGCTCGTCTGTTTCTCCGGCGTCGCCGGATTCCTCGTCGGCACGTTCGTCGAGAACCTCAGCGCGCCGAGATTCCTCTTCGTGATTCCGTTCCCGCCGACGCCGCTCGGCTTTGCGGCCTACGGCGCACTCACCATCGCCATCGTGTTGGGAATCCCGCTTTACCTCGTCGTCTACGTCTCGGAGAACGTCGTCGAGGACGCGACCTGA
- a CDS encoding ABC transporter ATP-binding protein, with amino-acid sequence MSLLELSEIDAYYGESHILRNLSMNVEEGEICALLGRNGAGKTTTLRSIAGATPPDVRDGVVRFKGDDITGRTAEDVSMQGISLVPEERRIFPNLTVAENLHLAEVARNTSNTWRRSVAVEREGLTTDEVYAQFPRLDERRTQRAGTLSGGEQQMLAIARALKQNTDLLLLDEPYEGLAPKIIEDVEEAVRRISDAGTTILLVEQNAAAAIQLADRAYIIDQGGIVFDGSSEELRADEETRERYLGV; translated from the coding sequence ATGAGCCTGTTAGAACTCTCGGAGATAGACGCGTACTACGGTGAGAGCCACATCCTTCGGAACCTGTCGATGAACGTCGAGGAAGGCGAGATATGCGCCCTGCTCGGCCGCAACGGCGCGGGCAAGACGACGACGCTCCGGTCTATCGCCGGCGCGACGCCGCCGGACGTGCGAGACGGCGTCGTCCGGTTCAAAGGCGACGACATCACCGGCCGCACGGCCGAGGACGTCTCCATGCAGGGCATCTCCCTGGTTCCGGAGGAACGCCGCATCTTTCCGAACCTCACCGTCGCGGAGAACCTCCACCTCGCCGAGGTGGCCAGAAACACGTCCAACACGTGGAGGCGGTCGGTCGCCGTCGAACGCGAGGGACTCACCACGGACGAGGTGTACGCGCAGTTCCCCCGACTGGACGAACGGCGGACCCAACGGGCGGGGACGCTCTCGGGCGGGGAACAGCAGATGCTCGCCATCGCGCGCGCACTGAAGCAGAACACCGACCTGCTGTTGCTCGACGAACCGTACGAGGGTCTCGCGCCCAAGATCATCGAGGACGTAGAGGAGGCGGTCAGACGAATCAGCGACGCCGGGACGACCATCCTCCTCGTCGAACAGAACGCCGCGGCGGCGATACAACTCGCCGACCGCGCGTACATCATCGACCAAGGCGGAATCGTGTTCGACGGGAGTTCCGAGGAACTCCGCGCGGACGAAGAGACCCGCGAGCGGTATCTGGGGGTGTGA
- a CDS encoding cbb3-type cytochrome c oxidase subunit I produces the protein MGVFLVAVAAWLARIENWRTYTPLAGGGGVGGHGQEVHQEKPSGIIRWLTTVDHKDIGILYGTYGLIAFAVGGLMVMVMRAELADPGATLISNTFYNSLMTSHGITMLFLFGTPIIAAFANYFIPLLIGADDMAFPRINAIAFWLLPPGALLIWAGFFPIPEVIPAQTGWTMYTPLSAGIGQGNQANAGVDLMLLGLHLTGVSATMGAINFIATIFTERAKEVSWANLDIFSWTILTQSGLILFAFPLLGSALLMLLFDRNFATSFFVNDGGGAILWQHIFWFFGHPEVYVLVLPPMGIVSLVLPRFAGRRLFGFKFVVYSTLAIGVLSFGVWAHHMFATGIDPRLRASFMAVSLAIAIPSAVKTFNWITTMWNGNVRLTTPMLFCIGFISNFIIGGVTGVFLASIPVDLVLHDTYYVVGHFHYIVMGAISFAGFAGIYYWFPLFSGRMYQRTLGKAHFWLSMIGTNLTFFAMILLGYGGMPRRYATYLPQFTDLHLLATVGAFVLLVGQIIFVGNIVQSWLEGPEITDGDPWNLKEDNLYTSDWDWFSRKLETSIATDGGEEDETALTDGGSTPDAEE, from the coding sequence ATGGGGGTCTTCCTCGTGGCCGTCGCCGCGTGGCTCGCGCGGATCGAGAACTGGCGCACCTACACGCCGCTGGCTGGCGGCGGTGGCGTCGGCGGACACGGGCAGGAAGTCCACCAAGAGAAGCCATCCGGAATCATCCGATGGCTGACCACAGTCGACCACAAAGACATCGGTATCCTGTACGGAACGTACGGACTCATCGCCTTCGCGGTGGGCGGGTTGATGGTGATGGTGATGCGGGCCGAACTCGCCGACCCCGGTGCGACCCTCATCTCGAACACCTTCTACAACTCGCTGATGACGAGTCACGGCATCACGATGCTTTTCCTGTTCGGGACGCCCATCATCGCGGCGTTCGCGAACTACTTCATCCCGCTTCTCATCGGTGCCGACGACATGGCGTTCCCGCGCATCAACGCCATCGCCTTCTGGCTTCTGCCGCCGGGCGCGTTACTCATCTGGGCCGGCTTCTTCCCCATCCCGGAAGTCATCCCGGCACAGACGGGATGGACGATGTACACGCCGCTTTCGGCGGGAATCGGCCAAGGTAATCAGGCCAACGCCGGTGTCGACCTGATGCTTCTCGGACTGCACCTCACGGGTGTCTCGGCGACGATGGGCGCTATCAACTTCATCGCGACCATCTTCACCGAACGCGCGAAGGAAGTGTCGTGGGCGAACCTCGACATCTTCTCGTGGACGATTCTCACCCAGTCGGGGCTCATCCTCTTTGCGTTCCCCCTGCTCGGGAGCGCGCTCTTGATGTTGCTCTTCGACCGCAACTTCGCGACGTCGTTCTTCGTCAACGACGGCGGCGGCGCGATACTGTGGCAACACATCTTCTGGTTCTTCGGCCACCCCGAGGTGTACGTGTTGGTGCTCCCGCCGATGGGCATCGTCAGCCTCGTGTTGCCGCGCTTCGCCGGCCGTCGGCTGTTCGGATTCAAGTTCGTCGTCTACTCGACGCTCGCTATCGGCGTCCTCTCGTTCGGCGTCTGGGCGCACCACATGTTCGCGACGGGCATCGACCCCCGTCTCCGCGCCTCGTTCATGGCCGTCTCCTTGGCCATCGCCATACCGTCCGCGGTGAAGACGTTCAACTGGATAACGACGATGTGGAACGGTAACGTTCGGCTCACGACGCCGATGCTGTTCTGCATCGGGTTCATCTCGAACTTCATCATCGGCGGCGTCACCGGCGTCTTCCTCGCGTCGATTCCGGTCGACCTCGTGCTTCACGACACCTACTACGTCGTGGGTCACTTCCACTACATCGTCATGGGTGCCATCTCCTTCGCCGGGTTCGCGGGAATCTACTACTGGTTCCCCCTCTTCTCGGGACGGATGTACCAGCGCACGCTCGGGAAAGCGCACTTCTGGCTCTCCATGATCGGGACGAACCTGACGTTCTTCGCGATGATCCTGCTCGGCTACGGCGGCATGCCGCGTCGCTACGCGACGTACCTGCCGCAGTTCACCGACCTGCACCTCCTCGCGACTGTCGGCGCGTTCGTGCTCTTGGTCGGACAGATCATCTTCGTCGGCAACATCGTCCAGTCGTGGCTCGAAGGACCGGAAATCACGGACGGCGACCCGTGGAACCTCAAAGAGGACAACCTCTACACCTCCGATTGGGACTGGTTCAGTCGCAAACTGGAGACCTCGATCGCCACCGACGGCGGCGAGGAAGACGAGACCGCTCTCACCGACGGCGGCAGTACGCCGGACGCAGAAGAGTAA
- a CDS encoding thioredoxin family protein, protein MSTDAPSPDGGLPDPEAVLDRLVELGAVTESEDGSLATTSEYEDVRRVYHDTYAEMDDDGVESTVADLFGVERAEAASLLDAGEVTRADVIAYLAARSFADGELDSPTLAVASDLLVRIEPETPVPEAFEELTDDSYRSFLDSNPDAVVTVWRHHCDPCEAMKADVPEILDAVPEGVATAGLDGQDAPAFRREFGVDAAPAVLLFCDGERRETLTGRRRPETFADRFADVFGDS, encoded by the coding sequence GTGAGCACAGACGCGCCGTCGCCCGACGGCGGCCTCCCCGACCCGGAAGCGGTTCTGGATAGACTCGTCGAACTCGGGGCGGTGACCGAGAGCGAAGACGGGTCGCTCGCGACGACGAGCGAGTACGAGGACGTCCGCCGCGTCTACCACGACACGTACGCCGAGATGGACGACGACGGCGTCGAGTCGACGGTGGCGGACCTCTTCGGCGTCGAGAGAGCGGAGGCGGCGTCGCTTCTCGACGCCGGGGAAGTGACGAGAGCGGACGTCATCGCGTACCTCGCCGCGCGTTCGTTCGCCGACGGCGAACTCGACTCGCCGACTCTCGCCGTCGCGTCGGACCTCCTCGTCCGCATCGAACCCGAAACGCCGGTTCCGGAGGCGTTCGAGGAACTGACCGACGATTCGTACCGATCGTTCCTCGACTCGAACCCGGACGCGGTGGTGACCGTCTGGCGGCACCACTGCGACCCCTGCGAGGCGATGAAAGCGGACGTGCCCGAGATTCTCGACGCGGTTCCCGAGGGCGTCGCGACGGCCGGCCTCGACGGCCAAGACGCGCCCGCGTTCCGCCGCGAGTTCGGCGTCGACGCCGCCCCGGCGGTACTTCTCTTCTGTGACGGCGAACGCAGAGAGACGCTGACGGGACGCCGCCGCCCCGAGACGTTCGCGGACCGGTTCGCGGATGTCTTCGGCGACTCCTGA
- a CDS encoding universal stress protein — protein sequence MYHVVVGVDDEAEHALRCVEEVVNLPGGVEEKSVTLIHTFVDNPSGASATQVQSVREAADYLEEHGIECEIEESSGDPADAIVRTADGGEADLIVVGGRKRSPAGKALFGSVTQSVVLGAQRPVMVTGVD from the coding sequence ATGTATCACGTGGTAGTCGGTGTCGACGACGAGGCGGAACACGCGCTTCGATGCGTCGAAGAGGTGGTCAATCTCCCCGGCGGAGTCGAAGAGAAGTCGGTGACGCTCATCCACACGTTCGTCGACAACCCGAGCGGTGCGTCCGCGACGCAGGTCCAGTCGGTCCGCGAGGCGGCGGACTACCTCGAAGAACACGGGATCGAGTGCGAGATAGAGGAGTCGAGCGGTGACCCGGCGGACGCCATCGTGAGGACCGCGGACGGAGGGGAGGCGGACCTCATCGTCGTCGGCGGGCGAAAGCGGTCGCCCGCCGGAAAGGCGCTGTTCGGGAGCGTCACGCAGTCGGTCGTTCTCGGCGCGCAACGACCCGTGATGGTCACCGGCGTCGACTAA
- the artA gene encoding archaeosortase A — MPGVLSDALAWVVIATFVAGAVLERRGDRRARHVTVAAWVGFALFWLQLIPHFAFVHKSYIEGFLSLAAVPACLYAGYLLYSGRTTLFVLSRAVAVMGAVYLPFETIPAFALFGFDVPAPRGVLMETVAAQTGFLVNALGYHPEVIVGEEGFLNTFLFYDGDHRLKVSVVLACTGLGSMTIFAGLIAAVKAPLRRKIRALAIALPIIYALNLLRTTFITIAFGKQYFQFFVDEILLLFGSSDPYMVSFFISDRIISQLLAVVALVGVTYLVVRELPELLTVVEDVLFMLTGDEYDLREALDVEGQGLNRGGSV, encoded by the coding sequence ATGCCCGGAGTTCTCTCTGACGCCCTCGCGTGGGTCGTCATCGCGACGTTCGTGGCCGGAGCGGTACTCGAACGGCGCGGCGACCGCCGCGCGCGACACGTCACCGTCGCCGCGTGGGTGGGCTTTGCGCTCTTTTGGCTGCAGTTGATCCCCCACTTCGCGTTCGTCCACAAAAGCTACATCGAGGGGTTCCTCTCGCTCGCCGCGGTGCCCGCGTGTCTCTACGCGGGCTATCTGCTCTACTCCGGCCGCACCACGCTGTTCGTTCTCTCGCGGGCCGTCGCCGTGATGGGGGCGGTGTACCTGCCGTTCGAGACGATTCCCGCGTTCGCGCTCTTCGGTTTCGACGTTCCGGCGCCGAGAGGCGTGTTGATGGAGACGGTCGCCGCACAGACCGGCTTCTTGGTCAACGCCCTCGGCTACCACCCCGAAGTCATCGTCGGCGAAGAGGGCTTTCTGAATACGTTTCTCTTCTACGACGGCGACCACCGGCTCAAAGTGTCGGTCGTTCTCGCGTGTACCGGCCTCGGGAGCATGACCATCTTCGCGGGCCTCATCGCCGCGGTGAAGGCTCCGCTCCGGCGGAAAATCCGCGCGCTGGCTATCGCTCTCCCCATCATCTACGCGCTCAACCTGCTTCGGACGACGTTCATCACCATCGCCTTCGGGAAGCAGTACTTCCAGTTCTTCGTCGACGAGATACTGCTGTTGTTCGGGTCGAGCGACCCCTACATGGTGTCGTTTTTCATCTCCGACCGAATCATCAGCCAACTGCTCGCCGTCGTCGCTCTCGTCGGCGTCACGTATCTCGTCGTCCGCGAACTGCCGGAACTGCTCACGGTGGTCGAAGACGTGCTGTTCATGCTCACCGGCGACGAGTACGACCTGAGAGAGGCCTTAGACGTAGAGGGCCAGGGGCTGAACCGCGGCGGAAGCGTCTGA
- a CDS encoding VOC family protein, whose translation MSGVLDHVMMRVEDLDESLDWYQTHLDYEEKGRWEAETFTNVYLGPEDVHEDGAVLELTYNHDDRSYEMGDAWGHIAVRVPEGELEEAYQSLMDEGVDDYRDPESCGGRYAFVKDPDGHEVEIVQRDQGARWSIDHTMMRVEDADEALGFWTRKFEYEHTGRWESDSFANYFVKPEDAAEEAMAVELTYNYDGRSYTMGDAWGHVCVRADDLNDYWETLMEREGEDYRDPESCDNRYAFTRDPDGHEIEVLEPDD comes from the coding sequence ATGTCCGGAGTACTTGACCACGTGATGATGCGCGTCGAGGACCTCGACGAATCGCTCGACTGGTACCAGACGCACCTCGACTACGAGGAGAAGGGTCGATGGGAGGCCGAGACGTTCACGAACGTCTACCTCGGTCCCGAAGACGTCCACGAGGACGGTGCGGTCCTCGAACTGACGTACAACCACGACGACCGGTCGTACGAGATGGGCGACGCGTGGGGCCACATCGCCGTCCGAGTGCCCGAGGGCGAACTCGAAGAGGCGTACCAGAGTCTCATGGACGAGGGCGTCGACGACTACCGCGACCCCGAATCCTGCGGCGGGCGCTACGCGTTCGTCAAAGACCCGGACGGCCACGAGGTCGAAATCGTCCAACGCGACCAGGGCGCGCGGTGGAGCATCGACCACACGATGATGCGCGTCGAAGACGCGGACGAAGCCCTCGGCTTTTGGACGCGGAAGTTCGAGTACGAACACACCGGTCGCTGGGAGTCGGACTCCTTCGCGAACTACTTCGTAAAGCCCGAAGACGCCGCAGAAGAGGCGATGGCTGTCGAACTGACGTACAACTACGACGGCCGGAGCTACACGATGGGCGACGCGTGGGGACACGTCTGTGTCCGCGCCGACGACCTGAACGACTACTGGGAGACGCTGATGGAACGTGAGGGCGAAGACTACCGCGACCCCGAGTCCTGTGACAACCGCTACGCGTTCACGCGGGACCCCGACGGCCACGAGATAGAGGTTCTCGAACCCGACGACTGA
- a CDS encoding VNG_1110C family protein yields MADASTFRDSTEIVVPCSSFADVRDELEAEFTVTVFPADGVCRIIASPVEIQAVEQFLARHGVRVP; encoded by the coding sequence ATGGCGGATGCCTCCACCTTTCGGGACAGTACGGAGATAGTCGTCCCGTGCAGTTCCTTCGCGGACGTTCGAGACGAACTGGAAGCGGAGTTCACCGTCACCGTCTTCCCCGCCGACGGTGTCTGTCGAATTATCGCGAGCCCGGTGGAGATACAGGCTGTAGAGCAGTTTCTCGCGCGCCACGGCGTCCGCGTCCCCTGA
- a CDS encoding OBG GTPase family GTP-binding protein yields the protein MGLEDEIEELREEISSTPYNKSTESHIGRLKAKLAEKKEKLEQQSSSGGGHGYAVEKTGDVTVALVGFPSVGKSTLINALTNADSEVGSYEFTTLNVNPGMLKHNGANIQILDVPGLIEGAAGGRGGGKEVLSVVRTADLVVFMLSVFEIERYERLRHELYENKIRLDTERPSLTISKKGKGGIQVTTTDDVSLDEGTIKDVLREHGYVNADVTVRGDPTIDELIDGIMDNRVYLPSMVTVNKADLIDQDYLPTVEENLREVGIDPAEAVFISAEAEKGLDALKEKMWEKLGLIRIYMDKPGRGTDYEEPLVLTEEENTVDDALDRLGGSFEDRFRFARVSGPSAKHDEQQVGRDHELKDEDVLRIIAQR from the coding sequence ATGGGACTGGAGGACGAGATCGAAGAACTCCGAGAGGAGATCTCGAGTACGCCATACAACAAGTCGACCGAGTCGCACATCGGCCGTCTGAAGGCGAAACTCGCCGAAAAGAAAGAGAAACTCGAGCAACAGTCCTCCAGCGGCGGCGGTCACGGATACGCGGTCGAGAAGACGGGCGACGTGACGGTCGCACTCGTCGGGTTCCCGAGCGTCGGGAAGTCGACGCTGATAAACGCCCTGACGAACGCGGACAGCGAGGTCGGCTCCTACGAGTTCACGACGCTGAACGTCAATCCGGGGATGCTCAAGCACAACGGTGCGAACATCCAGATTCTCGACGTTCCGGGTCTCATCGAGGGCGCGGCGGGCGGCCGCGGCGGCGGGAAGGAGGTTCTCTCCGTCGTCCGGACGGCCGACCTCGTCGTGTTCATGCTTTCGGTGTTCGAGATAGAGCGCTACGAACGCCTCCGTCACGAACTGTACGAGAACAAGATTCGACTCGACACGGAACGGCCGAGTCTCACCATCTCGAAGAAAGGCAAAGGCGGCATCCAAGTGACGACGACGGACGACGTCTCTCTCGACGAGGGCACGATAAAGGACGTCCTCAGAGAGCACGGCTACGTCAACGCCGACGTGACCGTCCGCGGCGACCCGACGATAGACGAACTCATCGACGGCATCATGGACAACAGGGTGTACCTCCCCTCCATGGTCACGGTCAACAAAGCCGATCTCATCGACCAAGACTACCTCCCGACGGTCGAGGAGAACCTCAGAGAGGTCGGTATCGACCCCGCCGAGGCCGTCTTCATCAGCGCCGAGGCCGAGAAAGGGCTCGACGCTCTCAAAGAGAAGATGTGGGAGAAACTCGGGCTCATCCGCATCTACATGGACAAACCCGGCCGGGGCACGGACTACGAGGAACCGCTCGTGCTCACAGAAGAGGAGAACACGGTCGACGACGCCCTCGACAGACTCGGCGGGTCGTTCGAGGACCGCTTCCGATTCGCGCGGGTGTCCGGTCCGAGCGCGAAACACGACGAACAACAGGTCGGACGCGACCACGAACTCAAAGACGAAGACGTCTTGCGCATCATCGCACAGCGGTGA
- a CDS encoding TIGR04206 family protein, whose product MSRRSDRSDTASDRTAVLAVLSLLAVPWSVQTFPGGDETLLFAWGLLNTAPVGVTTLFEFLFVYTRGLPDFIVSWPVSVACYAGAVASAVVGWRRGREDPRVTGGLLVLAGVAQLSLASGFSAQPGRTAWPLGTLALWTVAWVVYWPRVRRRRE is encoded by the coding sequence GTGTCTCGACGCTCCGATCGGTCGGATACGGCGTCGGACCGAACGGCCGTCCTCGCCGTCCTCTCTCTTCTCGCGGTCCCGTGGTCGGTTCAGACGTTTCCCGGAGGGGACGAGACGCTCCTCTTCGCGTGGGGACTGTTGAACACGGCTCCCGTCGGGGTGACGACGCTCTTCGAGTTCCTGTTCGTCTACACGCGGGGTCTCCCCGACTTCATCGTCTCGTGGCCGGTGTCGGTCGCTTGTTACGCCGGTGCGGTCGCGAGTGCCGTCGTCGGGTGGCGTCGGGGACGCGAGGACCCGCGAGTCACGGGCGGCCTCCTCGTTCTCGCGGGCGTCGCGCAACTCTCTCTCGCGAGTGGGTTCTCGGCGCAACCGGGCCGGACGGCGTGGCCTCTCGGTACTCTCGCTCTCTGGACCGTCGCGTGGGTGGTGTACTGGCCGAGGGTGAGACGGCGGCGCGAGTGA
- a CDS encoding DUF7541 family protein: protein MDETPGLSDQYRMASPWPLFVALGIPISEIGILFDLFPVAVGGLLLFSGSVAGMAHESGYAKTPWRALAVLSVILSVLGGVIAFTDVSLVTRGYAIIAAGVILLVGGVVGELFVDEREPSY from the coding sequence ATGGACGAGACGCCGGGGCTCTCAGACCAGTACCGGATGGCCAGCCCGTGGCCCCTGTTCGTCGCGCTCGGAATCCCCATCTCCGAGATCGGCATCCTGTTCGACCTCTTTCCCGTCGCGGTCGGGGGGTTGCTCCTGTTCAGCGGGAGCGTCGCGGGAATGGCCCACGAGTCCGGATACGCGAAGACGCCGTGGAGAGCGCTCGCCGTCCTCTCGGTGATTCTCTCCGTTCTCGGCGGAGTGATCGCTTTCACGGACGTCAGTCTCGTGACTCGCGGGTACGCCATCATCGCCGCGGGCGTCATCCTCCTCGTCGGCGGCGTCGTCGGAGAACTGTTCGTCGACGAGAGAGAGCCGTCGTACTGA